A region of the Nocardia asteroides genome:
CGACCTGCTACCCGACCGACCCGAACACCCCGCCCCCACCGATATCGACGAACCCCGCTCGATCCGAATCGAGATGCCGGGCAAGCTCGCCCACCACCTCACCGCCCACACCGCCGACCTCGGTGAAACCGAACGCCACGCCCTACGCGACGGCCGGGAGATACGGCGAGGCCAGGGCTACAGCCTGCACGTCACCGCACCACCACAGATCCACCAGGCACTGCTGGCCGCCGCCGAACCCCTCGCCCACAGCAACGCTGCCGCCGACCGCAAGGCATATCGGATCTACCGCGACCGCCTCAACCCACAACCCCCGGCCTGACCAGCACCCAGCGCGCGGAACTAGCCCTCTACCAGCGGGTTACGCCTTATCCGCCCGAAATTCGGCCGATACTACGGCGACCCCGACCGCCCGCGACGGCGGCCTGCTCGGCACCGGTGCGCTCGGTCCGGTCGACGCGTTCGGCTTGGATGCGCTCACTGCCGGTGCGGCCAATGCGGGGTTCAGCCGGTAGGGGTTCGCGGCAGCTACTGTGATCACCGCGGACCGCTCAGTTTTCGCGTTCAGCTTGCCGCCGGTCATATCGTGATCGGCATAGAGCCGCACACCCATGGTTTCGAGCGTCTCGGCTTCGTCGCGCCGCACGAGCGAGGCTTTGTCGTGGCTGTTCGAGATAGTCATTCCTACACCCGCCGGAACGACGGTGTCGCCGACCTGGTGATCTCACGAGTGGGTATCCGGCCTCGGTGATATCGCGGCCCTCATTAGCATCGAAACCGCGAACAATCGAGGGAAATCCGAGGACCTGCGTTGACGACCGAACAACTTGACCGCTGGAATGCCCAGGAAGCCGCCGCGGAGGCGATGATTCCCATCATCGGCACGTTGTACCGGGGGAAAGGCGTGACGATCCTGCTGCACAGCCGGTCGCTGGTGAACAAATCGGTCATCAGCATCCTGCGGACGCACCGCTTCGCGAGGCAGATCGAGGGCGAAGAGCTGTCGGTGGACCAGACCCTTCCTTTCTTGCAAGTGCTCAGCGAGCTGGATCTGGGGCCGTGCAAGATCGACCTCGGTCAGTTGGTCATGACCTATCGCGCTGATGATCGCGGACTCTCGATCCGCGAGTTCACCGAGTCGGTGCTGGCCGAGGTGACCAACGGCAACAAGGCTCGGTCACCGGGCCCGAGGGACGTCGTCCTCTATGGCTTCGGCCGCATCGGTCGTCTGGTCACTCGCCTGCTCATCGAGAAGGCCGGATCCAGCAATGGGCTGAACCTGCGTGCGGTGGTGGTGCGCAGAGGAGGCGAGGACGATCTGGCCAAGCGTGCGTCGCTGCTTCGCAGGGACTCGGTTCACGGCCACTTCAACGGCACGATCAAGGTCGATACCGGCAACGACACGATCACCGCGAACGGGAACGTCATCAAGTTCATCTACAGCGATGATCCGACGACGATCGACTACACCGCGTACGGGATCAAGGACGCGATCCTGATCGACAACACCGGTAGGTGGCGCGATCGTGACGTGCTGTCGCAGCACCTGCGCCCCGGCATCGCGAAGGTCGTTCTCACCGCGCCAGGCAAGGGTGACGTTCCGAATATCGTGCACGGCGTCAATCACCGCAGCCTGGATCTGTCGCAGCGGATCTTCTCGTGCGCCTCGTGCACGACCAACGCGATCGTCCCGCCGCTCAAGGCCATGGATGACGAGTACGGCATCATCCGAGGGCACGTGGAGACGGTGCACTCGTTCACCAACGACCAGAACCTGCTGGACAATTATCACAAGGCGGACCGTCGGGGCCGGTCCGCGCCGTTCAATCTGGTGCTCACCGAAACCGGTGCGGCGTCCGCGGTCGCGAAGGCCATGCCGGATTTCAAGGCCAAGATCACCGGCAATTCGATTCGTGTTCCCACCCCCGACGTATCGGTCGCGATTCTGAACCTGCAACTCGCGCGGCCGACGACGAAAAGCGATGTGCTCACCTACCTGCGTCAGGTTTCGCTCGCCGGGCCGCTGAGCCGCAACCTCGACTACACCGCCGCCACGGACGTGGTTTCCAGCGATTTCATCGGATCGCGCGCAGCGTCGATCATCGATGCCAATGCCACGATCGTCGAGGATGACACCGCGATCCTGTATGTCTGGTACGACAACGAATTCGGCTACTCGTGCCAGGTGGTGCGGACGGTGCAGTACATTTCCGGCATCGAGTACCCGACCTACCCGCAGGTCCGAGCAGCGGACGCGCATGTGCTGACTGCGACCGACGCGCGGTAGCCCGGGATCCCGGTCGGCACGCCCCGGCTCCGCCGGCAGGGGCGGCGCGATCGGGAAGTCGTTGCCGGTGGCATGCGCGTCGAGGCTGGTGCCACGGCAGAATGATCGAATGGTTGTGAGGATCGACGGCGCACGTTCGGCTCGATGCCAACTGGTGGCCAGGCGCGGACGGTACGCATCACCGGTGCGAACGCACCGCAGAACCCGAAGCGCACTCGTCATGGTGGCCGTGTGCGCGACCGCCGTTCTGTCCGCTTGCTCGTCGTCGAGTTCGGAGGCGGACTTCACCGCCACCAGGGATGAGCCCCTGGTGATCTCACTGGACGATCTGCTGGCCGAGACCGGCGGCAGCGCCGCGGTCGAGATCGCCGATCCGCGGCACGGCACGATCACCCATCGCACCGATGGGGCGGTGGTGTACACGCCGGCTGCCGGGTACACCGGGCCCGACAGCATCACCGTGACCACCACCGACGCCGTGAAGCTGTTCACCACCGATATCCCGCCGCTCGGCGACTTCGGCGGGGTGAGCTTGCAGGGCAGCGGGTACGGGTCGGCGTTCACCCCGGTACCCGGATCGACCGACGAATTCTACGGTCTCACCGACCGCGGTCCGAACGTCGACGGCCAGGGCAAGAGCGAGAAGCTCACGCCCGTACCCACTTTCACGCCCACCATCGCGAAGTTCAAGATGGTCGGCACCAAGGCGGTGCTGGTAAGCGCCATCGCTTTGAAGAACTCGGCGGGTCAACCGTTCAACGGCTTGATCGATATCTCCGCCGGCACCGGCGAGACCATCCGCGACCTCAACGGCGCCATCCTGCCGCCCACCGATCACGGCATCGACAGCGAGGGCTTGGTCGCTATGCCCGACGGCAGCTTCTGGGTGTCCGACGAGTACGGGCCGTTCATCGTGCACTTCGACGCCAACGGCACCGAGCTCGAACGGCTGGCGCCGGGACGCGGCCTGCCCGCGGAACTTTCGCTGCGCACTCCCAACCAGGGGATGGAGGGGCTCACCGTCACCCCGGATGGCAGCACGCTGGTCGGCATCGTGCAGAGCGCACTCAGCGAGCCGGGTGTCGCGTCGGCGCGTGAGGTGCCCATGACCCGGATCGTCACCGTGGATCTGAAGACCCGGGACGTCAAAGAATTCGTGTATCCGCTCGAGGAGCCGAAGCAGAAACTCGTGGTCTCCGAGATCACGGCGCTGAGCAACACCACTTTTGTGGTCGACGAGCGCGATGGCAACAAAACACCCAAAGCGAACAAAAAGCTCTGGACGATAGACATCACCGGCGCCACCGATGTCGGCCCGCAGTCGGAGATTCAAGGCGCGCAATACGATACGGAGCTGGGCCTGCTGGTCGGCGGAAAGCCGTTGGAACTCCTCGTCGGTGCCGTGCCCACCGCCGACGGCGTCGCCACGCTGCGGAAGGCGGGCATTTCTCCGGTCGTCAAGAAGTCCGCTCTGGATCTCGGCGGTCTGCTGGACGGTCTGAACGCGGACGGCCTATTCTTCGGCCACGACAAGATCGAAGGTGTCGCCACCCGTGACGGCGGCAAAACCCTTTACATCGCCGCTGACAGCGATTTCGGCATCGAGGCCCGCACCGGTGACCGACCGCCGTTCGGGCTGAAGCCGAAGCTCCTGGCCAACGGCGTGCAGGCCTCGGGTGAGGTGCTGATGATCGACACCACCGAGCTGCCCGCCGAGACACGGACGCAGACAGTCACGATCACCGTGAAGTAGACAGCACAGACGGCAATCGCAGCACGCGCGTCGGACGGATTCGGCAGTAGTCGATCGGCATTGCAGCGGTCGAACCCAGGAAAATCATCTGTTGTCCTCATCCGGGTGCCGCCATGGGAATTCGAACGGGTCAGGGTCCGCGAAGTCGGCGAGATCGTGACGGCCACGAGGGGAGGAGTGTCTCCACTGATGGAACTTTCCCTTGGAGATCCCGTCGCTCAGCGAGAACAATACCGCGAGCGTCAGCGCGACCAAGGTAATCAATACGATGCGTAGGACGCCTTCGATGCCGGGCCAGACGCGATTCATCCCGGTCGCGGTCAGCGTGCACGCTCCTACTGCGAGAAAGCTGGGCAGGATCTTGCCGTGGTTGTCATCGATGAACCCGGATTCCGCCAACCACCGGCATCTCCGGGCGCTCATCGGATGAGTCTGCCAGCTCTCGGCGAGGCGGGTGACGAGCCCGGCCATGACCCCAGCGATGAGTGCGATCGGGCGGCGAATCCCTCCATCGGTCCGGCGCAGGGGATACCGCCGGCCGGCGCGACGGATCTGCGCCAGTTCGTCGGTGCCGCGCTGGAGCACCGCCCACACCGCGGGGTCGGCTCCCCATACGCGGGCATCGTGGTCGGCTACCTGCTCCCGAGTGCGTTGCAGTCCCGCGTAGATCAGATGGCCCGTTACGATCAGTGATCCGAGAAGGGCCAACTCGCGCAGCGGGTTCACAGCACCGGTCGGCCAATGCCGGGAGTATGTACCCGCCGCGACCAAGCCGGTCGACAACCACAGATGCACTGCCGCGGACGGTACGGCGACACCGATCACAAACGCCAACCACAGGGCACGCGCACCGTATCCGATCAAGACGTCCCGGTTGTGGACGTGCGCCAGTTCATGCAGCACCACCGCCCGGAAAATGTCGGGCTGCCGCTCTTGCCTACGCTGTCCGGTCCTGCGCAACCCCTCCTTGACCAGACCCGCGCCGAGACAGATCGTCGGACGGCCCGCACGGCGCAAGGTGACCGCATCCCGGCTGGAATCGAAGATCGCGACAACGAACCTCGGTGGACGCGAGGTGAGTCCGGCGATCTCGACGAGGTCGTCGACCGTGGCCCGCAACTGCGTGGGGATCGTCCCCAGCGCCGTACGTCGGGCCCACAGCGGCCCGATCCGGTAGATGACCAATGCCACGATCAGCACTGCGGCGGTCCACCAGAGCGCAGGCCGCACCGCCTGGGACACGGTTGCCGGAAAACAGTGGGAATACCGGCCGAATCCGGCGGGAAGTCGCAGCATCGCGAGGTGCCATGGGTTGGCAGGATCGAATCCGGCGGCATCCAAACAGCGGCGGTAGGCGGCTTCACCCCGTACTGCCAACAGCATCCGGGTGACCAGCATGAGCGACCACGCAGGGACCACTGCCAGCAGCAGCACACAACGGCGCCGAGTACCCCAGGAGAGAAAGCCGCGGTGCCCGCGCGCACCGTCGGCGTCCGTGGTCACTGTCCGGTATCCGGCTCGATCGCCCGGAGCCGGGCGACCACCTCCTCAGCCAGCTCGTCGGCCCGGACGCGGTCGAACCCGCGCGCGAGCGCGCCGTCGACGACCTGGCTGCGCACGCGCCGCAACGTCTCCGAATCCACGGGAGGCACAGTAGGTTCCGCTGCCCGCCGCCTGCCGATCATGGCCCGCAGACGAGTACCGACCTTGGCCGTGGCAGCATCGACCGCCCTTCCGGTCGCATGGTCGGAAAGTTGTTCGACCACCATCCAGACCAGCGGAAGTACGAACGGCGCGACATCGGGAAGCCCGAAGCGTAGCGGTCCCCGCCGTCGCGCACCGGCGCGGCGCAGCGAACGGCTCACCTGCTCACCGTCCAAGGAATCCAGGTTCTCCAGTAGCCACCGCTCTTCCGGAACCTTGCTTCTTACGACATCCCATACGATTTGACGCACCGTCGTGACCATGAGCACCCCCTACCCTCGAGTTGGCCGAAGCTGCGATAGTACCGATCGGACGCATCACGTGCGGCCCCTCACGAATGCCCGCATCGAATCACAGACGCTGCGCCTACCGGCCTACGCGGGGCTGGTGGCGCGCCGCCCCTCTCTAGTCGCGCTTCACCCGGATCTGGTGGAACCGAGCTCTTTTCCCTGCTCGACAGCGGGTGGGAGTGGGCGGGCGTGCCGACCGACGGTGTGCAGGTGGCTCAGCGCTCGGCGGTAGGAGTCGAGCAGGCTGGTCTGGCAGTAGGGCAGCTCGAGCTCGCGGCAGAAATCTTCGACAAGCGGCTGGGCTCGGTGCAGGTTGGCTCGCGGCATGGACGGGAACAGATGGTGCTCGATCTGGTAATTCAGACCGCCCATGGCTACGTCGATGAGGCGGCCACCGCCTACATTGCGGGACGTGAGCACTTGCCGGCGCAGGAAGTCGGTCGAGTCGCCTTCAGCCAGTACTTCCATTCCCTTGTGGTTGGGCGCGAAGGTGCATCCCATGTAGAACCCGAACAGGCCTTGCTGCACAGCGATGAAGGCCACCGCTTTGCCCGGCGACAGGACCAGGAACACCGCGGCGAGGTACCCGGCGGTGTGCGCGGCCAGCAGCACGGCCTCCAAGGCGCGGTTCGGTATCGCCCAGCGCAGCACCGCCCGGACACTCGCGTAGTGCAGACTGCCCGCCTCGAGGAACAGCAACGGAAAGAACAGCCAGGCTTGGTATCGGAAGACGAATCCCCGGATGCCTTTTCCGGTCCGTGCTCGATCGCCGGAAAAGGCCAGTACTCCCATCACATCGGGATCCGAGCCCTCGGTGTTGGGGTGAGCGTGATGCCGGTTGTGGTTACTGGTCCACCAGCCGATGCTCAGCCCGATACCGAGATTGCCCGCGATCGCACCGAACAGGTAGTTGGCCCGCCTGCCGCCGAAGATCTGTCGGTGCCCGGCATCATGACCGAGGAAGGCGATCTGGGCGAACACCACCGCCAAGAACGCGGCAACCCCAAGCTGCCACCACGAGTTCCCGATGAAGAAGAACGCCGCCCACCCGGCAGCGAACGCCAGCGCGGTGACCGCGCTCCTCCAGGCGTAGTACCCCAACCGCCGATCCAGCAGCCCCGCCTGCCGTGCACGGCGCAACAAGACCGCGTAGTCGCTGCCCCGGGCCGGTCGGTGTCCCCGGGGCTGTGCGGTCGACGAAGAGAATGGCTGCGCCCTTGGAGTAGTGCGGTCCAAAGCGACGACCGCGCTCGCTGTGGCAGCGGATGTCGGCGCCACCCGGCCGGTAGAACTTTCGATTACCACGGGTTGCCTGCGCATCCTGTTGTCAGTGTCGGTCGCAACATACTGCCGCGACTGGACCACCGCAAAGTGAACTGCCGTGCCGTCTGCCGACACATCTGCGTAACGATTGCGCTGCATCGACGGTAGCGGCTGCCCGAGATCGCCGCCACGGGTGCCAGGGTCACCGTCTGGGGTGGCTGGCTCACCGGAGTGGCCGACGCTAGATCGGCTTGATACGTCGGCAAGTGTGATGCATTAAGTGCGAGGAGGTCTCAAATTGTCGTCGCGATAGGTCGCATGGCAGGCAGGTCGCCGTATTGGTGCATTTCGTTATAGCGCTGGGGCGTAAAGTGTGCAAGTTTCTATTCCCGGGAGATTTCAGATCCTGAGGCCGAACCGATTCAGGCGATTTGTAGGGACTGCTCGTGAACTGCTCGCGGTCGAGGTCGCGCGTTGGCGCCTGTGTGGCTTCGGCGTGTCTGTCGTCCCCGGACCACGGAGAGTGCCGTGCCACAGGTCGGGGATGAGGATCTTGCCGGGTTGACCGATCGGATCGCGGATGGGCTGCGTGCGGCGGCCCCGCCCGGGTGGCGGCGGCTGGAGGCATGGTTCGCGATGACCGTGGTCGCCGAATCGGCGTCGCTGGTGGCCGATGACGGTATCCGGTCGTTCCGGTGCCCGGTGCCGGATGCCGTGTGGGATACGGTACGCCGACATCGGCAGGTGTCGGCAGGGGGGCATGCCGGGCCGTGGTGGCGGTTGCTGGTGCGCATCGACGGGGACGGTGTCGAGGCCGCTGCCGATCACGGCGCGGCGCCGTTCCCC
Encoded here:
- a CDS encoding esterase-like activity of phytase family protein; translated protein: MVAVCATAVLSACSSSSSEADFTATRDEPLVISLDDLLAETGGSAAVEIADPRHGTITHRTDGAVVYTPAAGYTGPDSITVTTTDAVKLFTTDIPPLGDFGGVSLQGSGYGSAFTPVPGSTDEFYGLTDRGPNVDGQGKSEKLTPVPTFTPTIAKFKMVGTKAVLVSAIALKNSAGQPFNGLIDISAGTGETIRDLNGAILPPTDHGIDSEGLVAMPDGSFWVSDEYGPFIVHFDANGTELERLAPGRGLPAELSLRTPNQGMEGLTVTPDGSTLVGIVQSALSEPGVASAREVPMTRIVTVDLKTRDVKEFVYPLEEPKQKLVVSEITALSNTTFVVDERDGNKTPKANKKLWTIDITGATDVGPQSEIQGAQYDTELGLLVGGKPLELLVGAVPTADGVATLRKAGISPVVKKSALDLGGLLDGLNADGLFFGHDKIEGVATRDGGKTLYIAADSDFGIEARTGDRPPFGLKPKLLANGVQASGEVLMIDTTELPAETRTQTVTITVK
- a CDS encoding acyl-CoA desaturase, producing the protein MRRQPVVIESSTGRVAPTSAATASAVVALDRTTPRAQPFSSSTAQPRGHRPARGSDYAVLLRRARQAGLLDRRLGYYAWRSAVTALAFAAGWAAFFFIGNSWWQLGVAAFLAVVFAQIAFLGHDAGHRQIFGGRRANYLFGAIAGNLGIGLSIGWWTSNHNRHHAHPNTEGSDPDVMGVLAFSGDRARTGKGIRGFVFRYQAWLFFPLLFLEAGSLHYASVRAVLRWAIPNRALEAVLLAAHTAGYLAAVFLVLSPGKAVAFIAVQQGLFGFYMGCTFAPNHKGMEVLAEGDSTDFLRRQVLTSRNVGGGRLIDVAMGGLNYQIEHHLFPSMPRANLHRAQPLVEDFCRELELPYCQTSLLDSYRRALSHLHTVGRHARPLPPAVEQGKELGSTRSG
- a CDS encoding glyceraldehyde-3-phosphate dehydrogenase; the protein is MTTEQLDRWNAQEAAAEAMIPIIGTLYRGKGVTILLHSRSLVNKSVISILRTHRFARQIEGEELSVDQTLPFLQVLSELDLGPCKIDLGQLVMTYRADDRGLSIREFTESVLAEVTNGNKARSPGPRDVVLYGFGRIGRLVTRLLIEKAGSSNGLNLRAVVVRRGGEDDLAKRASLLRRDSVHGHFNGTIKVDTGNDTITANGNVIKFIYSDDPTTIDYTAYGIKDAILIDNTGRWRDRDVLSQHLRPGIAKVVLTAPGKGDVPNIVHGVNHRSLDLSQRIFSCASCTTNAIVPPLKAMDDEYGIIRGHVETVHSFTNDQNLLDNYHKADRRGRSAPFNLVLTETGAASAVAKAMPDFKAKITGNSIRVPTPDVSVAILNLQLARPTTKSDVLTYLRQVSLAGPLSRNLDYTAATDVVSSDFIGSRAASIIDANATIVEDDTAILYVWYDNEFGYSCQVVRTVQYISGIEYPTYPQVRAADAHVLTATDAR
- a CDS encoding M48 family metalloprotease, whose protein sequence is MTTDADGARGHRGFLSWGTRRRCVLLLAVVPAWSLMLVTRMLLAVRGEAAYRRCLDAAGFDPANPWHLAMLRLPAGFGRYSHCFPATVSQAVRPALWWTAAVLIVALVIYRIGPLWARRTALGTIPTQLRATVDDLVEIAGLTSRPPRFVVAIFDSSRDAVTLRRAGRPTICLGAGLVKEGLRRTGQRRQERQPDIFRAVVLHELAHVHNRDVLIGYGARALWLAFVIGVAVPSAAVHLWLSTGLVAAGTYSRHWPTGAVNPLRELALLGSLIVTGHLIYAGLQRTREQVADHDARVWGADPAVWAVLQRGTDELAQIRRAGRRYPLRRTDGGIRRPIALIAGVMAGLVTRLAESWQTHPMSARRCRWLAESGFIDDNHGKILPSFLAVGACTLTATGMNRVWPGIEGVLRIVLITLVALTLAVLFSLSDGISKGKFHQWRHSSPRGRHDLADFADPDPFEFPWRHPDEDNR